The Quercus robur chromosome 3, dhQueRobu3.1, whole genome shotgun sequence DNA segment ACTGGGGTTCTGATTGTTAGCCTAATGACCAGGTCACAATCCGggatttctttctttctctccctttttttttttgtctgttttGATTCAACTTGACCTTTTGGGTCCTGCTTTTTCATGATAAACTGTTTAAACAAAGTTGTCATGCTTATGTTGGATTGCAGTATGCTCGTTGAGACTATTTGCATCATATAATTGTAGGTCTGTTTACAATTCTGAACTGTGTGTTGAACTTAGAGCCTTTTAGAAGTAGCTACAAAAATTACTGCACTATCTGTAGCCCTTTCCATGATATCTACCAAttatctaagttttaaacactgctgccaagagccttgtagctcagtGATATTGCTTGGTCTCCTTATGGGGAGAAATATGGTTTAAATACCCCCCACacaaacaccccccccccccccccctctcccccaactgttgtaacaattgaattaaaataataataaaatgaaacgTGTGTACACACACTCAACATAGGATTCTTGTCAGAACCACAGTTCATATGCAGCTCTGGATAATTGTTAATATGTGAAATCAACTTAGTTAATTCAGGATAGTCTTAGCTATCAACCTTGATGTCAAGATTGGTGACTTTGATCAGATATCTAGCCCATTTTTGCTTTCCACTTTGGTGTCTAATGTCTTGTCCGATCAGCCATATGTTATGCCCTTTTGTTGGATCTGATGTTTTGGAAATAGTTGTCTATCAAGTGATACTGGAATATGTTTGAGAACCACTTGAAGGCTCATGCTTGTTAATTTGACAATGCTCAAATTAAACAGAAGTTCTTTGAGTTGCACTGAATTTCATACAATTTAAATTCTTTATCAAATGCCATTCATCTGGTCAGTCAGACTTGACCTTCATGATGCACTGGTTACCTTCTGCTTTAGACCATTTGTTTGCATTCTGTATTAGGTAAGAAAATACAGGTTTCTGTAATAGTGGAGTTCTGAGTTAGGTGTGCTAAGaacatattttaattattgacaCGAATAATAAGAATTTTGTTGATTGAATAAGTAGAACTATATTTTGTTCATGACACTTTTTTCCATCTGCAGGTACAACAAATGAGAAACAGCCGGCTTCAAATCCTGAGATAGGATCTACGTCTCAAGAGGGACGGAAGCGAAAAAGGCTTGCaatagaagaagatgaggaaacAGTTAGTCTGCAGAATCAGTTGGTTGATGTACTAGAAAAAAATGCGAAAATGCTGAGTGCTCAACTTGAatctcagaatgtgaatttccAACTGGATCGCGAACAGCGGAAAGATGATGTTAGTGGTTTGATTGGTGTTCTTAATAAGCTTGCAGATGCTTTAGGGAGGATCGCAGATAAGTTGTAGCGGACAGGAATCAGAATACGGTGTACATAACAAGAGTTCTCTCCAACATTAATAGACGATAGCAGAGGCTGAAGAATGGAAAGCATGAGATTTAAGGATTTATATCTAGATGATGACATTCAATATGGCattcaaatatgtttttcttgattttttcttttctttctttatatatcTCCTTTATTCGCCACTTGTGTGGCTTATTACTGCGTCATAGGTTACATACACAGATATTGATTACAGAATTTCAGATACCACATTTCCGCTTCTCTTCTGTTACATACCTCCAGTTTATAGGATATTCCTCTCGTTAATGTTTTTGTGATTGTACAAGTTCTTGATTTTAGTCAGCTTtataagcttttatttttttatttctgcCTTGCCTATAGGAAGAATTATTAATGTTACCTTCTTAAGCATGCATGGCAAGCATCTGGGAATTTTCACTGCTCATAGATTAACGTTTGACATTCTTAAGTCTCAGTGTGTAGTCATGGGTATGAAAATGTTTAGACGATAATATTGTTACCCAAAAGAGAATTACATTTTAAATTCTATGATATAGGCTCTAAGAAATTAATCTGTGAAGATTTAAAAGGTAACCATTTAAATCCCATAGtttaaaaagtaacaaattaaaccagTAAGATATGAAaatagtaacaaattaaaccctctacctatattaatttttgaacATAATGATTTTTTGACAATGATGTTGATCTTAAATGTTTtgaggtttaatttgttacttttaaaaTTCTTGGAGTTTAATTcgttctttttaaaattatagagtttaatttattacttttaaaaatatcatatttaatttgttatttttaaaattataggaattttttttaacgagAGTGTTTAGAGCTCTTCTGGTGCCTCCTATTCTCAAAGTTTGTGTAGTCCCTTGCCCCATACATTAGGTAATTACAACTTGCAAAGAATGATCCCTTAATGATGGTCTTAAGATATTGGTTAAAGATTTCAAATTCGAGACTCAATAGATCTCATAAtataagatttaatttgttacaccaATTAAttataagatttaaaaataaatttactccctttttttggttagatataaaaggaaaaagaatgttGGGAGGTGGAATAGAACTTAAGACAAAAACCATTAAACATCTACATGATTTTTTAatgggtaaactacatattcgATCTCTATCATTTACACCAACTATATTTAAATTTGGTCACTAACTTTTTAATTGTATCAATTTAGTCTTTAACCTTTCAatgtcgtgtcaatttagtctctatcGTTAtatcttggatgaaaattaCTAACAtggcaaacaaccaaaataaaattttaatttattctcaCATCAATAGaagtcaattttttattttagccatTAAGCACGTCATTAATTTTCATCCAAAGGATATTGCagtgactaaattgacacggtactgaaatgttagggaccaaatttacacaattgaaaaggtaaagatcaaattgaaatataatgtaTAGGATAGACCAAAAATGTATTTACccttttttaattggaaaaacaaaaatgggaaaaattacactttaccaccctaaactatacactAGATTATACTTTACACCCTAAACTATCACACTTTGCACACTCACATTActtttactgttttttttttttttaatgaacattACTTTTACTGTTAAGTTAGATATAAATTTATATCACATGAATTGCACATGATTTTTGCTTAGGTGTCACACTATTTAAAGACCaaaacacccttttcacatacaattaaaaacaaaatgctatttttttctggtctttctctctctggTATAGCCTTCCCCTCTCTCCTGCCCAGCAACTCTTCCCCTGTATGACTAACTGTATTTCTTTTCCGAGAACATCAAAGGTTAAAGCTGGCACCGTATGACCGACTACATTGTATTTTATAAAGCACTGAAGGACATTGCAAtgagttttaattttcaaaGAACTACGTAATATTGCTAGTCCTTTAATTCCATTAAACAAGAGCCAATTCAACACCATCTTTGCGTTGCTTGTAATAACTAATGAGCTAATCTTGGAAATGAATAGCAAAACAAGACCGACATGTTTTAATCTATTTCCCTCTATTTGGAAAACCGAACATAAAGTCAAATAATTCCCAGAAAACAAGGGTGGTATGTTTAGGCAAGCCCAAAAGTAGGGAAACATCCTAGCTACCAATCACTTCATTTGACCTTAGGGGGACTTGTGCTTATCAGCAATTGATTTGTGGAgaagagaaactgaataatgGTAAAGAGGAGAAGAGTTGTCATGGACAAGAGAGAGGGGAAGAGCTGTACCTGTACgcatgagagaaagagagagtgagagagacctgggaaaaaaatgagaaaagaaataagcatttggttttaattattaGTGAAAATGGTGTTTTGGTCTTTAAACAGTGTGTCACCGAAGTAAAAATCATGTGCAAGTCATGTGATATTAATTTCTGTCTAACTTAATAGTAAAAGTAATGTGAGGGTGCAAAGTGTGATAATGGTGATAGTGGTGTAAAGGTGTGCATTCGAATAATTTAGGATGCAAAGTGTAATGTAGTGTATAGTTTAGGATGGTAAAATGTAactttctcaaacaaaaatgaaaaaaatgaaagaggaaTTTCTGATGAAAATTCCCAGCTTATGCACTTAGTGTCGACTCAATCCCTAGGCTTAAGGATATCATTACAAAAAGGTCCTACTGCTTTAGAAAAAGGTCTTTCCCATTCTAAAAAATACccaaatttttacaataataaatgtttaaattttttttttttttttaaaaaaccacaCGCTATTTCTCCCACCTCTAAAATGGCCTCCATAAAATTAGACCAATAGAAATTCAAGCCAATTGAAACCCCAAactaattggaaaaaaaaatgttgtaaatatgtTGAGTCATTAATTACGGTTAATTTTTTCTAAAGACTTTTGaggtttcaattttttgtaaacCAATACCctacacaatatttaaattaaaaatcagattacaactttacttaacCATGCTTGAACCATGAAAATTAAAGATAAGGTAAACTGcctgttaaaaattaaataaaattttctttatattaaattttattcttgaaCCATgatatttgttctctatttgaaattaaccttaatttagTTAGAATTTATTCATGAAATTATGTGTTTAACTCATCATATAACTCATCATAATGAGCTTTTTTACAgttaaatataaaatgttcCACTTAAATTTATCATTATAGGTCtcaaaaaaaaggcaaaaaacaaaaaggaaggtATCTACTTTATCCTTTGACGCAATTAAGCAATTAGATTCATGTTACCCCTAGACCATGTAGATTGCATTATTTCCATCAACTTTATTAATCCCAACAACTTTATTCCCATAGCTAGACCTAGCATCTCATAAATATTATGAGACGCAAGGTCTATTCTTATGAATGCAATTCACTTTTCATAATACCGTAGTATTAGAGCATTCGCAGTAGGCTTAGCAAAGAGCTTAGCCAAAATTTACTAAGTACCTGTTTGCATATCGCGTTTGCTGCATTTGCTCCGTTTTTGCGTTTTCtgctgtttcttttttttttttttttttttttttcacgcgttttccCCTCACAAGCGGCTACTGGTCATGTAcggtacatgaacagtagccgcaataCTTGACCAGTTTTCCCTGAACAGTAtatcatgcactgttcatgaacccacaaatttcattttttatcaattttttcattaaaaacgggtcccacgatactattcacacatttaaaaattattttgctacagtattttcagttttcagttttcaatttcagcaaaataagttctatccaaacacaccctaaatttCCCTTCAAACACCCTCACATCAGCCTCAACAAAACTGAAAGCGAGACTAGTTTTTGAACAATGGTTTgctcaataaataattttaattttttttttttttaatcttcacaCTCTTTCTCTTCATGCCAGAACAAAACAGAAGGCTCTCAACTGCAATGAAAGTAGGCACAACTGTCTTGGGTTGATTGATTTGGCCATTGTTGGTGGCTATCTAAGCATGAGTTGGTCGATTAGGCGATGGGTGTGGGGTAGTCAAGCTGGTTGGGTTGTGAGCTGGGTGGAGGATGCCGGTTGTTGTGGGTCACCattgttcatttgtttggtttctttcttttagCTAAAGTAGGTCTGTTTGATTTATGTTTCGGGTTTGATTGTTTGATATGGATTTGAGGCAGGGCTGTGATTGTTTGATCTGGAAGATATGTGAACAAAAAATtaggatagaaaaaaaaaatatatatatatatatatatatatatttgaaaataatagTTGATTAGTTAAAGTAGCAAAAGTTggatatttataataaatttgactaaaaataCACTGAGCCTAATATGAATACTCTTAGAGGGAACCAGAAAGCATGAGAGcccatataaaataaaaataagtaaaatgtttgaagccaaccattaaaaagaaaatgacatgTTTCCCATCATGACTCACTTGGTTGGTTGGGTTAAGTAAGTCATGAGACCAGAGCTCAATTTTTTCCAGGTAAACATGCCAATAACCTTCTAGCACATTTAGGAGCTCCTGGTGTTTCCAAGAAAAACGTTCAATGATCAAccaccccccccaccccctttCTCTCACAAATATTGAATTatctgaaaaaaaagaaaaaagaggtgaACATATAATGGATATTGTGACTTGCAGACGATCATATCAGGCAACTGATTATAAGCCATTGCTAGCATAGCTTAATTGCAAAGTTACCGATATGTACTCCATCACAAAATATATGAATCAACTGGGGTAAACGTTTAAGTGACAATGCTATTCATTCACAAAAGATATTCTTACAGAATGTAGCATTCTCATACACTAGTGATAGGAACTAATGATAGGATTTGAACTATGGCATGAGTTTTGCAACATACCAATGGGCCAAGAGCCCAAGACATCTGTCATCTCATATGCACTACTGTTTAATGACTGATAATCCCACAAAGCTACAAACAAAAGACAATAAGCTTATGTGATAAAAGAGTTCAAAAGATACCATGAGATTTCTGTCAGAAATCTATCATGAACCATCGCTCAAGCCTGCCTGTCTGAAACTTCAGAGAACATCAAGAATCATCGTCATCTGACCTTGACTTTGTACGATACCTCCGACCAGATTTTTGAAAACCAGCACTTCTGTCTGCTGCACTTGTTTGTGATTCATCCTCCTCCATTGCACTAACTTCATTTTGGGCTTCCCCAGCCGCAATTCCTACAAGAAAGCCTGCTCGATGCAAGAACTGCTTACGATCTTCTTCCATGTTTTGATTTAACACACCACTATCACTTACTGCTTTGGCATCACTAGTCTTTTTCTTTGGAATAAAGATCACAGACTTTGACAGATCAACTGAAGTATCAGCTGGCTCTAACCTTGACTCTGGAGGCTTTGATTTATTTACAAGATTAATGAAGTCCATATATGCTTGAGCATTAGATTCTTCATCAAATTCACTCGTTGAATCAAAACTATAACGTGTATACTTGGAAGGATTTAGTAAATAATCCGGTAACCTAGAAGCATTTTGGCCTTCCAGAGTTCCATCATCTGAACCCGTAGGCTCCATCAAGGAGGCAGCCAtagtcttttcttcttcttcaaaaacacttCCAACACTAGGGTCAAACCTGACACGTTTTTGTGGCTTAAAAACAGCATTATTGTCCTTCCTCTTCAATATGGACCTCAGTTGCTTACAATCTTCAGATGTTTCTACATGCTGCCCCTTAACTTCTGAGTCATGAGCACCGCCAGAATTGTACTTTTGACCTTcagcttcatcttcatcttcttttagcCTAATTTTTGCAGCCAGGTGATTGGCACGTGGATCCTTTGCAGTACTAGTACCATGTAATGAATTGGTAAGCACATTGTGAGAGTTCAAATAAGACCCATGATCAGAAACATCTCCCATAAACAAACGATCACCCGCATTTTCTCTGCCTGTAGCCACTTTATCAAACTCATCTTCCTCTTCCTGCAACCAGTTCCAATCAAATAAGCAAAACAAAGAGAGTAAGCCTCCACCAGAAAAAGaacaagtaaaagaaaaacaaagagccCATGATAGTACTATTTTCAACTTACATATAGACGCTCTTATCGGTATTCTTCGACAACATTGATGACATCTACGGCTCTTCCCCCCTACAGCATCCATGCCACCCCATACAAGTACATTgctcatgtaaaaaaaaaaaaaaaaaaaaaaccatagggCATCCATATTCAACAgattcgggttttttttttaaacgtaaGGAAGCTTTCTAAAGAATAGCCCTTTGGACTCGCTTCTAACCAGTAAAACCTATAGACAACTGACCCCACCTGCTAAAACCAGTTGCCATATAATCCAAGGGCGTTCACCCCTAATAAGCTAAGCAGAGTATATATGCTCATGCCCAAGAGTATAGACCCCCACCCACCATAACTAGTTGCCAGGTAATCCAACCGCATTCACCTCTGACGGACTAAGCAGTTTATGCTCATGCCCAAGAGCACAGATTCGGGTatgatatttattaattaattgatataTTGTCAACATTTCCCTCCAACTACAATTTTTCGCTCAttataattgttgttgttgtttaatCCTTAACTCATTACTTGGGCATATATGATTGGTAAGTTACAAGTAACTTTTGAACCCCACTCATTCTCGCAGAGGAGAAAGTGCCATTTGAGTCAAAGCTCATGGTCACTTAGGCATATTCAACACTCAAAGAGTTGCAATACTATGTAAAGACCAGTCGCTTCCTACTTTGTTTGAAGTTTCAACATCTTGTCCTACTTAAAAACCATCAAACTAAATAGCTATTCGAgaaatatcattattattacCCTATTTTATAACTAGTTTCCACAATACGAGTGACCTTTAGACActtaacattaatatttttttttattgatatcctttatacaaaaaaaaaaaaaaaaaaaaaaaaaaacagataaaTTAAGATCAAAATTatgcaaaatgaaaagaaacaaaccTCGCGGTCGAGAGTGGGGTCCAAGCCGATCGAAGATCTGATTTCCCATTCGTCTATATCAGCATCTCCGCCTCTAAACGACCGATCGGACTGTTCATCCGCGTCGTCGTTTTGGTCATCGAGCTCTCTACGAAGCTTTCTTCGCGAAGCTCTTTGGTCTTTCTTAAAGCACTCGTCGAACGCCGATGAGCACGGCGTGTCGTCGCGATCGCGTGTGTCGTTACTTTCTCGCCTCCATTCTCGTCGCTCGACCTCGCCGTCGGTGAGTGACCACGGCGATGATTTCGAGGATGCGAGGGATCCGAACACCTTTTCGACTCGGGCTCGGAAGCTATCGTCTACGGATTCTGAGGACGCCattgaaggagaaggagaaggagaaggagattTTTTGAGGTTTTCGTTCGGTGTGTATTGTgtattgtgtttgtgtgtgggaGTGTGTGATCCTTTTAACAAGGAAAGACGAAAGGAACCGCCTGTCGGTCATTAATGGTTTCAGCGGGGTGTTTATGTAATTTGCAAACTTTgggctttttccttttttagagAAGGATATGTGGGCTTGGTTTAAGGCTTCttttttcaattatggtttaGGTTGggcttgtttttcctttttaaatggGACCATAATGATAATGGGCCTGAGCTTTGTCTTGTTTTTGGCCCACGTTGGTTTTCGGATGTTGTCCATGGGCGttggtcatatatatatatatatatatatatatatttttttttttttttttgaaaccgaAAACAAACATCATTCATGCAATATTTAAAGAACTTGAATCCAAATACAATGCCTCTAAGGCAGGTTGTGGTGATTGTTCCAGCTATACAACATTATCATCTATGTGGTAAGCATAGCGAGTCAGAGAATGGGCTACAGAGTTTGCACtatgtgagagtgcttttttctttagcacacaggcccaaggatcctaggccaaatagttgtgttttggtggactgggcttggttcaccgcagctaaatgggggctgattacgaaccaagttgtgcgcaagtcacataaatctcctcaaggcaaaaatatgattcctcctaagcaataaaataccattataagtgttttagtatcataaaatgaccatttactcttacaaaataagtaaaatagatgttcataatattcacaatgagaaagagattgaaatagagtatttaaggcttatcttttatcgtataaacattttaaagaattccttcacttggtaccccgggcgtactgtcgtgggatcccgggacgtactgtcatgggatcccggggcgtattagctctgtaagaacccagaatctctggttctctgcactatacaatctttctccatgcttgttatgcaatggaattttgtcatttccttttacctctataagtcctacacaagaacaactatacaatgcacatatcttcaaatatttgttagtttcttagattaggatatatatatatatatatatatatatatatattaatacatatacatatatgtaaatgaatttcatgagaatgattcagccacgaggatcctgcccccaattctcacagacttatacttttgcacaagacttgtgggatttggaactcaagtctgagtggctttgcttgggcagggacttagttttacaagcaagaatatatatgtattgagcagcaagaagcagtaaagaaatatgcaaagtaattgttagaaattctcaaatcaatatgagatatttcattatttttcttgattgtggattacaaatgtgctcactaagacgtaatacaaggttcaaataagctcaaaaattacagactttgatggctattcaagcctctaagacttgcaaagtttgaatccttttgaatccaagtatgtgctatagtggctgtttctgggataccgggagacattcctctgtttttcttaaattttacagagttctaatgactctgttatgatattcttcctactgaaaatcctcccccttcaacatgggttttctcttccttttatagcgtgttttctaggactccatggtactagtgatttctctcttttaccccttagagctcgtgctgtgacagttgctcaagggctggtctcttcccttttttctcatagttttcatcttttattgctgtttctctaaaagtcatttgctgactttccattccggggcgtccTCAGCAAttagccttcaatctctcttctttcaaggtttCTCATTTTTCAGACTTAGCTGTCGGTGTTATTTCCTTgttgtcattattcccaaatagttggaatcttttactgcttGGTTAAAAGTTCTCTTCCAGTTGCTTCTacgtatgattttctcattcttggttccttgtggtacagctcctttgttcatgaatgtttgctttatactttctgattctttgctgcaccagtgggtacttgagaaggacatctctgttcttcatttcttgtatttcgtgaTACCTTTCTTGAGTTGTCTCAATCCTACAGTAGCTGTCCTGCATTACCTGAGGATCCCGGGCgtctggcagcctctgggtatcccggccttctggcagcctctgggtatcccggcccagttctttcactgaattttgctggactttttaatgacctttttgctggaaatctgaacataaatagggccttaatgttgattcttcttgctgcttgaattgggccttctttacttttcatggaatgggcattcttgtgaaattttggccttTAACACACTACGATGAACACAACTAGTAGAAAAGCTCCTAAGACCTGCAGCTAAACATCGAATGTCTTCATATGTTAGTCCCAACTGAGACAGATTGACAGCTAGGAATGAAATTGCTTTCATGACATTTACATTATCTCCCTTAAGGATAATCTCTGAGAAGCTTGCATCCACCACAAATTCCATTGCTTTCCTATATGTCAACACCTCTGTCTCCTCGCTATCCAGTACTAGTGGTCCCTTAGGTGATAAAGCCGCCATCACTAACCCCATCTCATTTCGAACCACTGCACCACAACCAAATGCACCTATCTGTGTAAATACAGCagcatcaaaattcaatttgtaAACGGAGCCCGATGGTAGCCTCCACGGCTGCCTTGGC contains these protein-coding regions:
- the LOC126718070 gene encoding uncharacterized protein LOC126718070, which produces MASSESVDDSFRARVEKVFGSLASSKSSPWSLTDGEVERREWRRESNDTRDRDDTPCSSAFDECFKKDQRASRRKLRRELDDQNDDADEQSDRSFRGGDADIDEWEIRSSIGLDPTLDREEEEDEFDKVATGRENAGDRLFMGDVSDHGSYLNSHNVLTNSLHGTSTAKDPRANHLAAKIRLKEDEDEAEGQKYNSGGAHDSEVKGQHVETSEDCKQLRSILKRKDNNAVFKPQKRVRFDPSVGSVFEEEEKTMAASLMEPTGSDDGTLEGQNASRLPDYLLNPSKYTRYSFDSTSEFDEESNAQAYMDFINLVNKSKPPESRLEPADTSVDLSKSVIFIPKKKTSDAKAVSDSGVLNQNMEEDRKQFLHRAGFLVGIAAGEAQNEVSAMEEDESQTSAADRSAGFQKSGRRYRTKSRSDDDDS